DNA from Pseudomonadota bacterium:
GTGGGAGGCCGTAGATTGTGCGACTTTTCTGGTAAGTTGGGGTCTCTGGAGAGTTAAGATATTTGGGGGATTGTTGCTCGTAGGCCGGTTCCATAACACCTGGAATAACGCGCCCACCGAAACCAGCGATGCGCTTAGCATCAACAAAGATCGGAAAGATCAGACGCCCACGAAAGAGTTCGTACAGATCTCCGCTGGCGCTACGACGAACGAGCCCAGAGAGTAAGAGGGTCTCTTCATCGAACCCTGCTTGCTTTAAGGCCTGCACTAGTAGGCTGCGTTGATTAGGTCCGTATCCGATCCCGAAGGCGTTGATAGCATCAGCCGTCAGTCCCCGTTTCTTTAGGTAGGTCCCTACCTGTGCGAACTCTCCAACACCGCCCTTTACCTGCATTAGGGATCTTCGAAAAAATAGGTGTGCTGCGCTACAAACGCTATAGAGCTTCTCTCGGTCGACCGCTGGGGCAGCGGTTTTAGCGTTATCGTACTTCAGCTCAATTCCGAAACGTCCCGCCAGGTACTCAACTGCATCGGGAAATGTCATGGCACTATTCGCCATTACGAATGAGATCACGTTTCCCGATGCTCCGCATCCGTAACAGATGTAGCTGTTTGAGGAATCACGTACGAAGAATGAGGGCGAGCGCTCCGAATGGAACGGGCAGAGTCCGGAGTAATACATGCCGGCACGACGCAGCTTTACCGTCTCTGAAACGACATCAACGATATTTGAATCTGCTTTAACGCGTTCGATACTTTCTTGGGCAATCACGCGCGCAGGCTAGCACATATAAGACAAAGAGGACATTAAAGTGCTACGGCTTCCCTGCCGTTGTCTCTTCGACCGTCTCCTCATACTGCACGCTAATCTCTAGGATCTCGTACTCACGATCTCCTCCAGGCAGTACAACCTTGGCGATATCCCCGATCTCTTTTCCTATCAGGGCCTTACCTAAGGGGGCTTCAAACGAGATCCAGCCCTTCTCGATATCGGATTCCTCGGAACCGAAGATGCTGATAAAGCGTTGATCTCCTGAGTCGATATCCTCTATGCGTACACTCGCCCCAAAAACGACACGCGTTAATGTGCCGAACTTACTTGGATCGATAACCTCTGCCGTTGCAA
Protein-coding regions in this window:
- a CDS encoding GreA/GreB family elongation factor; translated protein: ATAEVIDPSKFGTLTRVVFGASVRIEDIDSGDQRFISIFGSEESDIEKGWISFEAPLGKALIGKEIGDIAKVVLPGGDREYEILEISVQYEETVEETTAGKP